One region of Quercus lobata isolate SW786 chromosome 2, ValleyOak3.0 Primary Assembly, whole genome shotgun sequence genomic DNA includes:
- the LOC115961515 gene encoding uncharacterized protein LOC115961515, with the protein MEEMKENMRSVNPIEDLVHRTDSTFTASINGHLLPPKFKLPSLDSYNGTQDPFDHIATFKTTMHLQGVPDEIMCRAFPTTLKGLARVWFDKIPLNSGKNESLRSFITRFNREVLTVDEMDDKLLLAAFHNRLNSDLFIHKLYKQEPQTMAELVHSTQKFMNVEDAIIAKKRKRTQKMEANRHFEQGPRPKKGQTDDKKDRDNKKTGPIARNQNYTPLNALLDQVLMQIKDDPSLKWPEKMKGDPNKRNKNKYCRFHRDHGHDTNECYDLKQQIKNLIRQGKLRHFVGKDHKDEKLKGKMEESSQPPLGEIRVIIGGTSVGQFSKSKKTYLKVVQNVQLSRRSPRTRGTDESTISFTDKEAERIHHPYDDAIVITLLIADYTTRRVLVDNGSLADILYYPAFQQMRLG; encoded by the exons atggaagaaatgaaagagaacatgAGAAGTGTGAATCCTATAGAAGATTTGGTCCATAGAACTGATTCCAcctttacggcttccatcaatggTCACCTTCTACCACcaaagttcaagttgccttCTCTAGATTCATATAATGGGACACAAGACCCTTTTGATCACATTGCCACCTTTAAGACCACTATGCATCTTCAAGGGGTTCCCGATGAAATAATGTGcagagccttccctaccaccctcAAGGGCCTAGCACGAGTGTGGTTCGACAAAATACCCCTGAATTCA GGGAAAAATGAAAGCTTGCggtccttcatcactcgttttAATAGGGAAGTTTTGACGGTGGACGAGATGGACGATAAGTTGCTATTGGCAGCTTTCCATAACAGACTTAATTCAGATCTGTTCATTCACAAGCTTTACAAGCAAGAGCCTCAAACTATGGCTGAACTCGTCCATTCCACTCAGAAATTTATGAATGTAGAAGATGcaatcatagccaagaagaggaagagaactCAGAAAATGGAAGCGAACCGCCACTTTGAACAAGGCccccgtccaaagaagggacagACGGACGACAAAAAGGACCGAGATAATAAGAAGACAGGCCCCATAGCAAGGAATCAGAATTATACACCCTTAAATGCCCTACTCGATCAAGTGCTGATGCAGATAAAGGATGATCCTTCCTTGAAGTGGCCAGAGAAGATGAAAGGCGATCCTAATAAgcgcaataaaaataaatactgTCGCTTCCATAGAGATCATGGCCATGACACGAATGAATGTTATGACTTAAAGCAGCAGATTAAGAATCTTATTAGACAGGGAAAGTTGAGGCATTTCGTTGGAAAAGATCATAAAGATGAGAAGTTGAAGGGAAAAATGGAAGAATCATCACAACCCCCACTTGGAGAGATAAGGGTTATTATAGGAGGGACTTCAGTAGGACAGTTTTCCAAGTCAAAGAAGACGTATCTCAAAGTGGTGCAAAACGTCCAGCTTTCTAGACGATCACCAAGGACGAGGGGGACTGACGAGTCAACTATCTCATTCACCGACAAAGAAGCTGAAAGGATCCATCATCCATATGACGATGCCATTGTCATCACTTTACTCATCGCAGATTATACAACTAGGAGAGTGTTGGTGGATAACGGAAGTTTAGCAGATATATTGTACTACCCTGCCTTCCAACAGATGAGGCTTGGATGA